CAAAAGCATAAATAGGCTTTGGTTTTTCTATCTTTACAGGAGTCTTTATTTCTTCTTTTTTTTCTTTTTTACATGATAAAAAAGCACAAAAAATAAAAAGTAAGAGAATATATTTTTTCAAAAAAAATTATTTAAAATTGAGTTTACTTGCAAAAGTACAAATAAAAACTATTCCTTATTACACTTTAACAATAAGTAAACAACTTATTAAATTATTATATTAAAAAATTACTTCAAATGGATTTGCCAACCCCTTATATGCTTCTAAATCTGCCCGAAGAGAACCGACAGCTAAAGATGCTTTCATTTTTATTGGTATTTTATTATCATCAGCAGTAATCCATACAGTTACACTTTCTTTTGCTTTAAAAACTCTACCGGACTGAACTAATGGTCTAAATTTTTGAGTTTTTATTTTTCCGAATTTTGTTTTTAATATTTCGTTACCTAAAAAACGCAATCTAAAAGGATAACTTTTATTATCAAAAAACATATTTACCTTTATTTCCTCCCCCTTTTTCATTCCCTTTGTATTATAACTTCTTAAAAAATAGAATGTAGAAATCATATCTTGTGGGCCAGTTACTGAAATAGTATTCTCTTTCTTTTTTATAAAATCTTGAACATATGCTGTATTATTCTCTTGATCAAAAGTTATATGTCTATTTTTTTTATAACCTCCTTCATTTATTTTTCTTTTAAATAAATATGGCTTTCCTGTTTCTATATCAAAATAAGATTGATAATCATCTTTTACCTTAAAAAACCATTTAATCATTCCTGTAGTCCAGCCCTTTCCTGTAGCGTGCAATACTTTTTTTCCTTTTAAATTTTCTTCTTTTAACGATAAAGTAGCATTCCCTGCTTTTAAAAACCCGCTATAACTCATTTTAAACTTAAGCCATTCACCTCCTTTAAATACAGTTGTTTTTTTTTGACCAAAAGCAATTATGGTAATAAATAATAGTGTAATAAATAGTATCTTTTTCTTCATGATGTTCAAACTTATGAAAAAAATTAAACAATTATTGTTCCAAACTAAAAAAAGCTGCTTGATATTAAAATCAAACAGCTTTATATTTTTTATTAGCTAAAATTAAAATGTACCCCAATTTTTAAGTTCTTCTTCGTTCCATAAATACGGAAAGAAGATTCTTCTTTGATACTTTGGATGCATATATTTACGCCAATTACTTCCACCAGTAGCTTCTAAATCTTTATCACCACCACCTAAATATTTTCCAGCAGCATCATAATGTGCTAGTACCCATTTTACATTTACTGTATAATCATAATGACGCATTGCAGCTATTAGCTCTTCGTTTTCTTGAAATTCTTTAGGTAATTCTTGAAATTTCTTAGAAAGATTACACTCATTATAATCCTCCATAAAATCAATAAAATCACCCATATACTTTTCTTCAAATAGATTGATTAAAGTAGATTTCTTACCAGTTTTATGATCTTTACCAGCAGCTTGCCAATACAAATGGTTAAATGCATTTTTTAAAGACGAATCTCTATCTATAGTATCTCTATATCTAACATCTATTAAATTAATTAACTCTGTTGATGCAAATTCTATTTTTCGATATTGAGCACTTTGAAAACCACTTGCAGGAGCTAGTGTATTTCTAAATTTTAGATATTGCTCTACATCCATACCTTCCCCCATCACATCAAAGGAACTACATAACATATCAAAATATCGACTAATTCTCATTAAGTGTTTAGAAAATTTCTCTGCAGTTATTGCTTCTTTAGAAAGAGAAATTTGATCTATTTCCCATAAAACCATTTTAAATAATAGTTCATTTACTTGATGATACATGATAAACACCATTTCATCTTTTTCTGTTGTTCTAGGAATTTGCAATCCCAATAACGCATCTGTTTGAATATAATCCCAATAAGTTATTGGCGTACTATGAAGCAACCCCTCTAACATTGTATTCAAAGGGACTCCTAATTTATCGTATTTTTCTTCTAATGCTTTTAAAATATCTTCCTTACTCATTTTTATACTTTTTAAATTTAAAATTCACCTTTATTTTGATGTAAAATAAATTTTATGAGAAAGGGGATTTTATATTCTTAAAATTCTGATTCATTTTTTAAAATAAAAAGAGAACCAAGATTACAGATTTCACATCTTCTCTCTTGGTTCTTTTATCTAATATATTAGGTTATAGTGTTCCTCTATTCGCCTGCTCTCTTTCGATTGACTCGAATAATGCCTTAAAATTCCCAGCTCCAAACCCACGAGCGCCCATTCTTTGAATAATTTCAAAGAATAAAGTGGGTCTATCTTCAACAGGCTTTGTGAAAATTTGCAATAAATACCCTTCTTCATCTGCATCAATCATAATTGATAATTTCTGAAGCTCATTTATATCTTCTTTCATCATATCTCTATGCTCACCTAATCTTTCAGGAATCATATCGTAATACGACTGTGGTGGTGGTGGTAAAAATTCTACTCCACGTGCTTTTAACTCACTTACTGTTTTAATAATATCATCAGTTGCAACAGCAATATGTTGTACTCCAGAACCTTCATAGAAGTCTAAATATTCTTCAATTTGTGATTTTTTTGCAGCTTTTGCAGGTTCGTTAATTGGAAATTTAATACGACCATTTCCGTTAGACATAACCTTACTCATTAATGCAGAATACTCTGTATGAATTTGCTTATCATCAAATGATAAAAAATTTTCGAACCCCATTACGTCTTCATACCATTTTACCCAAACATCCATTTGATTCCAACCAACGTTACCAACCATGTGGTCTATGTACTTTAAACCAACTGAAGTTGGATTATAGTCAGATTCCCATTTTTGAAAACCAGGCATAAATGTTCCTTTATAGTTTTTACGTTCAATAAACATATGTACTGTTTCACCATAAGTGTAAATTCCTGCTTTTACAATTTCACCATGCTCATCTGTTTCAACAGTTGGTTCTAAATATGATTTAGCCCCACGTTTTGTTGTTTCTTCGTAAGCACTTCTTGCATCATCAACCCAAAGAGCAACTACTTTTACACCATCACCATGTTTTACAATATGATCGTTAATTGGCGATTTACTATTTAATGGTGTTGTTAATACTAAACGGATTTTATCTTGTTTTAAAACATAACTTACAGAATCTCTAGATCCTGTTTCTAATCCTTTATAAGCTAATGATTGAAAACCAAAAGCAGTTTTATAAAAATGAGCCGCTTGTTTTGCATTACCCACATAAAACTCTACATAATCTGTTCCTAATAACGGAAGAAAATCTTGTGCTCCTTCAAATATTTTCTCTAAACCGTAATCTACTGACTTTACTTCTTTTGCCATCTTTGTGATGTTTATATTTTTTCCCTGCGTTAACAGGTATATTATTTCTATTTAATTACCCTAACCAAGATTTAAAATAATCTTCGTCTGCAATTTTCATTGCTTCTTCTGTAACCATTAAAGGTTTAAAAGTATCAACCATTACAGCCAATTCTTCTGTTTTTGTTTTACCAATACTTCTTTCAGCTGCTCCTGGGTGGGGACCATGTGGTATTCCGGCTGGATGCAAGGAGATATGGCCTGCTTCAACATCATTTCTACTCATAAAATCCCCATCTACATAATACAA
This genomic stretch from Tenacibaculum sp. Bg11-29 harbors:
- the hppD gene encoding 4-hydroxyphenylpyruvate dioxygenase: MAKEVKSVDYGLEKIFEGAQDFLPLLGTDYVEFYVGNAKQAAHFYKTAFGFQSLAYKGLETGSRDSVSYVLKQDKIRLVLTTPLNSKSPINDHIVKHGDGVKVVALWVDDARSAYEETTKRGAKSYLEPTVETDEHGEIVKAGIYTYGETVHMFIERKNYKGTFMPGFQKWESDYNPTSVGLKYIDHMVGNVGWNQMDVWVKWYEDVMGFENFLSFDDKQIHTEYSALMSKVMSNGNGRIKFPINEPAKAAKKSQIEEYLDFYEGSGVQHIAVATDDIIKTVSELKARGVEFLPPPPQSYYDMIPERLGEHRDMMKEDINELQKLSIMIDADEEGYLLQIFTKPVEDRPTLFFEIIQRMGARGFGAGNFKALFESIEREQANRGTL
- a CDS encoding tryptophan 2,3-dioxygenase family protein is translated as MSKEDILKALEEKYDKLGVPLNTMLEGLLHSTPITYWDYIQTDALLGLQIPRTTEKDEMVFIMYHQVNELLFKMVLWEIDQISLSKEAITAEKFSKHLMRISRYFDMLCSSFDVMGEGMDVEQYLKFRNTLAPASGFQSAQYRKIEFASTELINLIDVRYRDTIDRDSSLKNAFNHLYWQAAGKDHKTGKKSTLINLFEEKYMGDFIDFMEDYNECNLSKKFQELPKEFQENEELIAAMRHYDYTVNVKWVLAHYDAAGKYLGGGDKDLEATGGSNWRKYMHPKYQRRIFFPYLWNEEELKNWGTF
- a CDS encoding DUF3108 domain-containing protein, with the translated sequence MKKKILFITLLFITIIAFGQKKTTVFKGGEWLKFKMSYSGFLKAGNATLSLKEENLKGKKVLHATGKGWTTGMIKWFFKVKDDYQSYFDIETGKPYLFKRKINEGGYKKNRHITFDQENNTAYVQDFIKKKENTISVTGPQDMISTFYFLRSYNTKGMKKGEEIKVNMFFDNKSYPFRLRFLGNEILKTKFGKIKTQKFRPLVQSGRVFKAKESVTVWITADDNKIPIKMKASLAVGSLRADLEAYKGLANPFEVIF